A genome region from Musa acuminata AAA Group cultivar baxijiao chromosome BXJ3-5, Cavendish_Baxijiao_AAA, whole genome shotgun sequence includes the following:
- the LOC103984977 gene encoding uncharacterized protein LOC103984977, with product MVHHSVSDESSSEAQYAGPLGRLATLSYGAGHMLNDITSACWFTYLLLFLTDIGLSPRDAAIVMLSGQVADGFTTIFVGELIDRFGHFKLWHAGGSFLVAVSFSSVFGSCLPCKVMGSNSLTLQTIGYSTFAAIFNVGWAVTQVSHMSMVNCITLNPTSRVALASCRNAFTMVANLSLYAVALCVFSLYSSKDTVDIKIQYRWIAYLSIFMGCCFVVLFLVGTKEPQLKLQIQCKNVSSISWTHWFKKILYYQVALVYTLTRLVTNVSQALLAFFVTNELGMGQSSKALVPAIIYICSFLVSVILQEIRWSGWRLKAFFNAGAILWMFSGAGVSVLPDSMHNLMYILSIAIGAANALMTVTGISMESMLVGENLNGCAFVYGSLSFVDKLSCGLALYVLESYQGSPDVMGNLGSNVSHSVNRYGLGVIPATCAFLSAVITYTMKLPDTTSSSNLVEPLLA from the exons ATGGTTCATCATTCAGTCAGTGATGAGTCATCATCAGAAGCACAATATGCTGGGCCTTTAGGAAGATTAGCCACACTATCATATGGTGCTGGACACATGCTAAATGATATCACATCGGCATGTTGGTTCACTTATCTTTTGTTGTTCCTGACAGATATAGGACTAAGTCCAAG GGATGCGGCGATTGTCATGCTCTCTGGCCAAGTTGCTGATGGCTTCACTACAATCTTTGTTGGGGAGCTG ATAGATCGGTTTGGGCACTTCAAACTATGGCATGCTGGAGGGTCTTTTCTGGTTGCTGTCTCTTTTTCATCTGTTTTTGGTAGCTGCCTTCCTTGTAAAGTCATGGGCAGCAACTCGCTTACATTGCAAACTATTGGCTACAGCACATTTGCTGCAATTTTTAATGTGGGTTGGGCTGTTACCCAAGTTTCTCACAT GTCAATGGTGAATTGCATCACTCTTAATCCAACAAGCAGAGTCGCACTTGCAAGTTGTCGTAATGCCTTCACAATG GTAGCCAATCTTAGTCTCTATGCAGTTGCTTTATGTGTGTTCAGTCTTTATAGTTCCAAGGACACTGTGGATATCAAGATTCAG TACCGCTGGATTGCTTACCTGTCCATTTTCATGGGGTGCTGCTTTGTGGTCCTGTTCCTTGTTGGTACCAAAGAACCGCA GTTGAAGCTGCAAATTCAGTGTAAAAACGTTTCCAGTATCTCATGGACCCACTGGTTCAAAAAAATACTCTACTATCAAGTTGCTCTTGTTTATACACTTACCCGGCTGGTGACAAATGTTTCACAG GCACTGCTTGCTTTTTTTGTCACTAATGAATTGGGCATGGGCCAATCATCAAAGGCTTTG GTGCCTGCCATTATATATATTTGCAGCTTCCTGGTGTCTGTTATTCTGCAG GAGATTAGATGGTCTGGGTGGCGCCTTAAGGCCTTCTTTAATGCTGGAGCCATTCTTTGGATGTTTTCTGGTGCAGGAGTATCTGTTCTTCCAGACAGCATGCACAATCTTATGTACATTCTCTCAATAGCAATTGGTGCTGCTAATGCTTTGATGACG GTGACTGGAATTAGCATGGAAAGCATGCTGGTTGGAGAAAACCTAAACGGATGTGCTTTCGTGTATGGTTCACTAAGTTTTGTTGATAAATTATCATGCGGCCTCGCTTTGTATGTTCTCGAGTCATATCAAG GTTCACCTGATGTCATGGGGAACCTTGGCAGTAATGTCAGTCATTCAGTAAACAGATATGGTCTGGGAGTGATTCCTGCAACCTGTGCATTTCTTTCTGCTGTCATCACATACACCATGAAACTTCCAGATACCACCAGTTCAAGCAATCTGGTAGAACCCCTTCTTGCATGA
- the LOC103984978 gene encoding uncharacterized protein LOC103984978 isoform X1 translates to MGPCLSRPDGCVGGQRSSAEGTRRRRRRRTIRRRAAARKVMETIDEAQADQAPYSNPAFRAMISTGSTEEAWFDTFSAVASDEEDFRSVQDDAFSINSFEGEDILSPSSFRDGSIGASHPNASSISSIDRQQKGRKLGEQSPKNSENTAKAFVSLEDLSIMPADANAGGHDGGILNNCGILPNNCLPCLVAPVSTAEKRKALCSSPPNSAKKTSLKLSFKWKSGEAHSTSTLFSTRPFLEKPLAGSQVPFCLLEKKILDSWSHIEPSTFKVRGPHYFRDKKKDFAPNNAAYCPFGVDVYLCQQKINHIARFVELPNLSSSGRLPPILVVNIQVPLYPATIFQSETDGEGMSFVLYFRLSEDYSKELPSHFLENIRRIIDDEEERVKSFPMDTFVPFRERLKILVHAANLEDLHLSTAERKLINTYNERPVLSRPQHDFYSGNNYFEIDLDIHRFSYIARKGFEAFLDRLKFCVLDFGLTIQGNKPEDLPEHILCCVRLNNIDYTSYLQLAVNSHLAQ, encoded by the exons ATGGGGCCGTGCCTCTCGAGACCGGATGGGTGCGTCGGAGGGCAGCGGAGCTCGGCGGAAGGGACgcggcgaaggaggaggaggaggacgatcaGGCGGCGTGCGGCGGCACGGAAGGTGATGGAGACGATCGACGAGGCCCAGGCCGATCAGGCGCCCTACAGCAACCCCGCGTTCCGAG CTATGATATCGACAGGGAGTACCGAGGAAGCATGGTTCGACACATTCTCTGCGGTTGCATCAGATGAGGAGGATTTTAGGAGCGTTCAGGATG ATGCTTTCTCCATAAACAGTTTTGAAGGCGAAGACATATTGAGCCCTTCATCTTTCAGGGATGGCAGCATAGGAGCAAGCCACCCGAATGCTTCCTCCATTTCTTCTATTGATCGACAGCAGAAGGGACGAAAATTAGGGGAGCAGTCTCCAAAGAACTCGGAGAATACTGCGAAAGCCTTTGTGAGTCTTGAGGATTTGTCAATCATGCCTGCGGATGCGAATGCTGGAGGGCATGATGGGGGTATATTGAACAATTGCGGGATCCTGCCAAACAACTGCTTACCATGCCTCGTTGCCCCTGTATCGACCGCTGAAAAGAGAAAAGCTTTATGCTCAAGTCCACCAAACTCAGCCAAAAAGACATCCTTGAAGCTTTCCTTCAAGTGGAAGTCAGGGGAAGCACATTCCACATCTACATTAT TTTctacaaggccctttcttgaaaagCCACTAGCAGGTTCTCAAGTTCCTTTCTGCCTGCTAGAGAAGAAAATTCTTGATAGCTGGTCACATATAGAGCCCAGCACATTCAAAGTACGGGGGCCACATTACTTTAG GGACAAGAAGAAAGATTTTGCTCCAAATAATGCAGCATACTGTCCATTTGGTGTCGATGTCTACCTGTGCCAGCAAAAAATTAATCACATTGCTCGATTTGTGGAACTCCCCAATTTGAGTTCATCTGGCAGGCTCCCACCTATTCTTGTAGTTAATATTCAG GTTCCACTGTATCCTGCTACTATTTTCCAGAGTGAAACTGATGGTGAAGGAATGAGCTTTGTTTTATATTTTAGGCTTTCTGAAGATTACTCAAAGGAACTTCCATCTCATTTCTTGGAGAATATTAGG AGGAtaattgatgatgaggaagaaaggGTCAAAAGTTTTCCTATGGACACATTTGTTCCCTTCAGAGAAAGGCTAAAAATCCTTGTCCATGCAGCAAATTTGGAGGATCTTCATTTAAGCACTGCTGAGAGGAAGCTTATAAATACGTACAATGAGAGGCCTGTTCTTTCTCGTCCACAACATGATTTCTATTCG GGCAATAACTACTTTGAGATTGATTTGGATATACATCGATTTAGTTACATCGCGAGGAAAGGATTTGAAGCATTTCTTGACAGGCTGAAGTTTTGTGTATTGGACTTTGGCCTAACAATACAG GGGAACAAGCCTGAAGACTTGCCAGAGCATATCTTGTGCTGTGTGCGGCTGAATAATATCGACTACACCAGTTACCTTCAACTTGCAGTTAACTCGCATCTGGCACAATGA
- the LOC103984978 gene encoding uncharacterized protein LOC103984978 isoform X2, with protein sequence MGPCLSRPDGCVGGQRSSAEGTRRRRRRRTIRRRAAARKVMETIDEAQADQAPYSNPAFRGSTEEAWFDTFSAVASDEEDFRSVQDDAFSINSFEGEDILSPSSFRDGSIGASHPNASSISSIDRQQKGRKLGEQSPKNSENTAKAFVSLEDLSIMPADANAGGHDGGILNNCGILPNNCLPCLVAPVSTAEKRKALCSSPPNSAKKTSLKLSFKWKSGEAHSTSTLFSTRPFLEKPLAGSQVPFCLLEKKILDSWSHIEPSTFKVRGPHYFRDKKKDFAPNNAAYCPFGVDVYLCQQKINHIARFVELPNLSSSGRLPPILVVNIQVPLYPATIFQSETDGEGMSFVLYFRLSEDYSKELPSHFLENIRRIIDDEEERVKSFPMDTFVPFRERLKILVHAANLEDLHLSTAERKLINTYNERPVLSRPQHDFYSGNNYFEIDLDIHRFSYIARKGFEAFLDRLKFCVLDFGLTIQGNKPEDLPEHILCCVRLNNIDYTSYLQLAVNSHLAQ encoded by the exons ATGGGGCCGTGCCTCTCGAGACCGGATGGGTGCGTCGGAGGGCAGCGGAGCTCGGCGGAAGGGACgcggcgaaggaggaggaggaggacgatcaGGCGGCGTGCGGCGGCACGGAAGGTGATGGAGACGATCGACGAGGCCCAGGCCGATCAGGCGCCCTACAGCAACCCCGCGTTCCGAG GGAGTACCGAGGAAGCATGGTTCGACACATTCTCTGCGGTTGCATCAGATGAGGAGGATTTTAGGAGCGTTCAGGATG ATGCTTTCTCCATAAACAGTTTTGAAGGCGAAGACATATTGAGCCCTTCATCTTTCAGGGATGGCAGCATAGGAGCAAGCCACCCGAATGCTTCCTCCATTTCTTCTATTGATCGACAGCAGAAGGGACGAAAATTAGGGGAGCAGTCTCCAAAGAACTCGGAGAATACTGCGAAAGCCTTTGTGAGTCTTGAGGATTTGTCAATCATGCCTGCGGATGCGAATGCTGGAGGGCATGATGGGGGTATATTGAACAATTGCGGGATCCTGCCAAACAACTGCTTACCATGCCTCGTTGCCCCTGTATCGACCGCTGAAAAGAGAAAAGCTTTATGCTCAAGTCCACCAAACTCAGCCAAAAAGACATCCTTGAAGCTTTCCTTCAAGTGGAAGTCAGGGGAAGCACATTCCACATCTACATTAT TTTctacaaggccctttcttgaaaagCCACTAGCAGGTTCTCAAGTTCCTTTCTGCCTGCTAGAGAAGAAAATTCTTGATAGCTGGTCACATATAGAGCCCAGCACATTCAAAGTACGGGGGCCACATTACTTTAG GGACAAGAAGAAAGATTTTGCTCCAAATAATGCAGCATACTGTCCATTTGGTGTCGATGTCTACCTGTGCCAGCAAAAAATTAATCACATTGCTCGATTTGTGGAACTCCCCAATTTGAGTTCATCTGGCAGGCTCCCACCTATTCTTGTAGTTAATATTCAG GTTCCACTGTATCCTGCTACTATTTTCCAGAGTGAAACTGATGGTGAAGGAATGAGCTTTGTTTTATATTTTAGGCTTTCTGAAGATTACTCAAAGGAACTTCCATCTCATTTCTTGGAGAATATTAGG AGGAtaattgatgatgaggaagaaaggGTCAAAAGTTTTCCTATGGACACATTTGTTCCCTTCAGAGAAAGGCTAAAAATCCTTGTCCATGCAGCAAATTTGGAGGATCTTCATTTAAGCACTGCTGAGAGGAAGCTTATAAATACGTACAATGAGAGGCCTGTTCTTTCTCGTCCACAACATGATTTCTATTCG GGCAATAACTACTTTGAGATTGATTTGGATATACATCGATTTAGTTACATCGCGAGGAAAGGATTTGAAGCATTTCTTGACAGGCTGAAGTTTTGTGTATTGGACTTTGGCCTAACAATACAG GGGAACAAGCCTGAAGACTTGCCAGAGCATATCTTGTGCTGTGTGCGGCTGAATAATATCGACTACACCAGTTACCTTCAACTTGCAGTTAACTCGCATCTGGCACAATGA